In Porphyromonas cangingivalis, a genomic segment contains:
- a CDS encoding S41 family peptidase, which yields MKKVLWTATLSLCSTLAVAQEGSPLWLRYPIISPDGKEVAFTYGGDIYKVSVAGGAATRLTTHKAYDNHPIWSPDGRQIAFTSDRNNAGTNIYIMPATGGAARQLTTHSSTETPYTFTRDGKQVVFKAHYQDPHTSARFPMSPLTEVYAVPVEGGRPVRLVDTPAEEIIFSADGKRFMYQNIKGFEDEWRKKHVSSVTKDILEYDMTTGKHRFIVEHDGEDRDPVYSPDGKKVYFISQRNGGDLNVYEKEIDADPKTAKALTHFKDEPVRFLSMSDGGVLCFSYAGEIYTLVPGSTPQKLSVSIHSDVETSQMTYQTFTKGFSEATVSPDGKQIAFAVRGDIFVTATDYNTTKRITNTPQAESSPTFSSDGRTLVFASDKDGRWDLYKVTIADKSESNFPNATILKEERLIKDNKEEKMHPVFSPDGKEIAFVLGRTRLAVYNLKSGAIRTITEPKDQHGLTGYMDFEWSPDSKWFVISYVARDHAPYSDIGIVSAEGGKPIHNITNTGYFDTNPRWALDGNAIIFASERFGMRNHASWGSQSDVMAIFLNRKAYDEYRMNEEEYELYSAQNKKAEKPEEKKDDKKKKDKKKTEEVKSKDIVIEWDNIEDRIVRLTPNASELGDALITKDGKTLYYMVSFEDGYDLWSHDLRKRSTKLIKKLNQGFARLRMDKDGKHIFILSNSPQKMTVQGEALKPITYRAEWSTDLTKEREYLYSVVKLEEGLRFYEESMHGVDWEALTKRYAKYLPHISNNYDFAELLSELLGELNVSHTGSRYRAPGALKRTAELGLFISTPKGNKDGLVIDEIISGGPSDKAINKVQPGDMIVAIDGTDIKAGMDYFPLLNGKIGQPIALTIRSAKGGQLFTQSVKGISSGAQEDLLYKRWVKQRAAEVDKLSNGRLGYVHIPSMGDPSFRTMYSEVMGRYYDREGIVIDIRYNGGGRLHEDIEVFFTGKKYLQQSIRGKDYCEMPSRRWNHASIMVTCEADYSNAHGTPWVYQKMKIGKIVGMPVPGTMTSVNWVTLQDPSLLFGIPAVGYRTEEGHYLENIQVEPDVKVSLDHDKLLRGEDTQMEAAVRTLLGDIKTGLWKSF from the coding sequence ATTAAGAAAGTCCTCTGGACAGCTACACTGTCGCTGTGCTCGACCCTGGCAGTCGCACAAGAGGGTAGTCCTCTGTGGCTACGCTACCCAATCATTTCTCCTGACGGAAAAGAGGTTGCATTCACATACGGTGGAGACATCTACAAGGTCTCTGTCGCCGGAGGTGCAGCAACTCGCCTGACCACACACAAGGCCTATGACAATCACCCCATCTGGAGCCCCGACGGTCGTCAGATAGCATTTACCAGCGATCGCAACAACGCAGGCACCAATATCTACATCATGCCCGCAACCGGCGGAGCTGCTCGTCAGCTCACCACACACTCTTCGACAGAGACTCCTTATACCTTCACCAGAGACGGTAAGCAAGTCGTCTTCAAGGCACATTACCAAGACCCCCATACGAGCGCACGCTTCCCTATGTCACCGCTCACAGAGGTCTATGCCGTACCGGTCGAAGGGGGACGCCCCGTGCGCCTTGTAGACACACCTGCCGAAGAGATCATCTTCTCTGCCGACGGCAAGAGGTTTATGTACCAAAACATCAAAGGCTTCGAAGACGAATGGCGCAAGAAGCACGTATCGTCTGTGACAAAAGACATCCTCGAGTATGATATGACGACAGGTAAGCACCGCTTCATTGTCGAGCATGATGGTGAGGATCGTGATCCGGTCTACAGTCCTGACGGCAAGAAAGTCTACTTCATCAGCCAGCGCAACGGTGGCGATCTCAATGTTTACGAAAAAGAGATCGATGCCGATCCCAAGACTGCCAAGGCTCTGACTCACTTCAAGGACGAGCCCGTGAGATTTCTGTCCATGTCGGACGGAGGTGTACTTTGCTTCAGTTATGCCGGTGAGATCTACACCCTTGTTCCCGGAAGTACGCCTCAGAAGTTGAGCGTATCGATCCACTCGGATGTAGAGACATCTCAAATGACTTATCAGACCTTCACAAAAGGGTTCAGCGAAGCTACCGTATCGCCTGACGGTAAGCAGATTGCATTCGCAGTAAGAGGAGATATCTTCGTCACTGCGACAGACTACAATACCACAAAGCGCATCACGAATACCCCTCAGGCCGAGTCTTCGCCCACATTCAGCAGCGATGGTCGCACCCTTGTCTTTGCCAGCGACAAAGACGGACGTTGGGATCTCTACAAGGTGACGATCGCAGACAAGAGCGAAAGCAACTTCCCCAACGCCACCATACTCAAAGAAGAACGCCTCATCAAAGACAACAAAGAAGAAAAGATGCACCCTGTCTTCTCCCCCGATGGCAAGGAGATCGCTTTTGTCCTCGGCCGTACTCGTCTTGCCGTGTACAACCTCAAGAGTGGTGCCATCCGCACCATCACCGAACCAAAGGATCAGCACGGACTCACGGGATATATGGACTTCGAGTGGAGCCCCGACAGTAAGTGGTTTGTGATCTCTTATGTCGCTCGCGATCATGCTCCTTACAGCGACATAGGTATCGTAAGCGCAGAGGGAGGCAAACCCATCCACAACATCACCAACACAGGTTACTTCGACACCAATCCTCGATGGGCACTCGATGGCAATGCCATCATCTTTGCCAGCGAACGCTTCGGTATGCGTAACCATGCTTCGTGGGGCTCTCAGTCGGACGTCATGGCGATCTTCCTCAATCGTAAGGCTTACGACGAATACCGCATGAACGAAGAAGAGTACGAACTCTATTCGGCTCAAAACAAAAAGGCAGAGAAGCCCGAGGAGAAGAAGGATGATAAAAAGAAGAAAGACAAAAAGAAGACAGAAGAAGTCAAGTCCAAGGACATTGTCATCGAATGGGACAACATCGAAGACCGCATCGTCCGTCTCACACCCAATGCTTCCGAACTCGGTGATGCCCTCATCACGAAAGATGGCAAGACACTCTACTACATGGTGAGCTTTGAGGATGGTTATGACCTCTGGTCACATGATCTTCGTAAGAGATCGACCAAACTCATCAAGAAGCTCAACCAAGGCTTTGCACGACTCCGGATGGACAAGGACGGCAAGCACATCTTCATCTTGAGCAACTCACCCCAAAAGATGACAGTACAAGGCGAAGCACTCAAACCCATCACCTACCGTGCCGAGTGGTCTACCGATCTGACCAAGGAGCGTGAGTACCTCTACTCCGTGGTCAAGCTCGAAGAAGGCCTCAGATTTTATGAAGAGAGTATGCACGGCGTGGATTGGGAAGCTCTCACCAAACGCTACGCGAAGTACCTCCCTCACATCTCCAACAACTACGACTTTGCGGAACTCCTCAGCGAACTCCTTGGCGAGCTCAATGTGTCTCACACAGGTAGTCGTTACAGAGCACCCGGTGCACTCAAAAGGACAGCCGAACTCGGCCTCTTTATCTCCACCCCCAAGGGCAACAAGGATGGACTCGTCATCGATGAGATCATCTCAGGAGGACCTTCTGACAAGGCAATAAACAAGGTACAGCCCGGTGATATGATCGTGGCCATCGACGGCACAGACATCAAGGCGGGCATGGACTACTTCCCACTCCTCAATGGCAAGATCGGTCAACCCATCGCACTTACCATACGTTCGGCAAAGGGTGGCCAGCTATTTACCCAAAGTGTGAAAGGCATCTCCTCCGGTGCGCAAGAAGACCTCCTCTACAAGAGATGGGTAAAACAAAGAGCAGCTGAGGTGGACAAGCTATCCAATGGCCGTCTCGGATATGTACACATCCCATCGATGGGAGACCCCAGCTTCCGCACGATGTATTCTGAAGTGATGGGACGCTACTACGACAGAGAGGGTATTGTCATCGACATCCGTTACAATGGTGGTGGTCGTTTGCACGAAGACATAGAAGTCTTCTTCACCGGTAAGAAGTACCTCCAACAGTCGATACGTGGCAAGGACTATTGTGAGATGCCGAGCCGTCGCTGGAACCACGCCAGCATCATGGTCACTTGTGAAGCAGACTACAGCAATGCACATGGTACACCTTGGGTCTATCAGAAGATGAAGATCGGTAAGATCGTCGGTATGCCGGTCCCCGGCACCATGACAAGTGTCAACTGGGTGACGCTTCAAGATCCTTCACTGCTCTTCGGTATCCCGGCCGTAGGCTACCGCACAGAGGAAGGCCACTACCTCGAAAACATCCAAGTCGAACCTGATGTCAAGGTCTCTCTCGATCACGACAAACTCCTTCGTGGCGAAGACACGCAGATGGAAGCTGCCGTAAGGACTCTCCTTGGTGACATCAAGACAGGTCTCTGGAAGTCATTCTGA
- a CDS encoding glycosyltransferase family 9 protein encodes MGSRQTKEVPIYVCFRFSALGDVAMTLPLIYEVALGHPQSHFYFVTRPLMTQLFKACPPNLTALPYDMGAKGSWRDMLRLAHELHKAYPKATVIDLHDVLRTKILRYTLRLMGHEVITLHKPRKERKALLSRTPTPEVPRALYVTPMLSLYADTLKRAGLRVSGGCPIFAGSERRQVIGIAPFAQHRGKILPPEVLETLIDRLLEVLPLHRIILYGAPGREKDALSEIAARKGDRVGLSEAKGLSAEIDEISTLECMVSMDSANQHIASLVSTPVVSLWGATHPAAGFMAFGQKEEDCIGLPMGCRPCSIYGQKPCHRGDYACLHDLDLSEILAHIMRHTT; translated from the coding sequence TTGGGATCGAGACAAACAAAAGAGGTACCGATATACGTCTGCTTCCGCTTTTCAGCGTTAGGAGATGTTGCGATGACCCTCCCCTTGATCTATGAAGTGGCTTTGGGGCATCCTCAGAGCCACTTTTACTTTGTCACCCGCCCACTGATGACTCAGTTGTTCAAGGCATGCCCTCCCAACCTCACGGCACTGCCATACGATATGGGAGCCAAAGGCTCTTGGCGTGATATGCTAAGACTCGCACACGAACTCCACAAAGCTTATCCCAAGGCAACAGTCATCGACCTGCATGATGTCCTGAGGACAAAGATATTGCGCTACACACTCAGGCTTATGGGACATGAGGTGATCACCCTACACAAGCCACGTAAGGAGCGCAAGGCCTTACTCTCTCGTACACCCACACCCGAAGTTCCAAGGGCTCTGTACGTGACACCGATGCTCTCTTTGTATGCAGATACGTTGAAGCGTGCAGGGCTGAGAGTAAGTGGCGGATGTCCTATCTTCGCCGGCTCGGAGCGACGACAGGTGATAGGTATTGCGCCTTTTGCACAACACAGAGGGAAGATACTTCCTCCTGAAGTACTGGAGACACTCATCGACAGACTTCTCGAAGTACTCCCCCTGCATCGGATCATCCTCTACGGTGCACCGGGCAGGGAGAAAGACGCTCTCAGTGAAATCGCTGCACGAAAAGGTGATCGTGTGGGGCTCTCAGAAGCCAAAGGGTTAAGTGCAGAGATAGATGAGATATCGACCTTGGAGTGCATGGTGAGCATGGACAGTGCCAATCAGCACATCGCTTCGCTCGTCTCCACTCCGGTAGTCTCTCTGTGGGGAGCGACACACCCTGCAGCAGGGTTTATGGCTTTCGGACAGAAAGAAGAAGACTGCATCGGTCTCCCGATGGGATGTCGTCCATGCTCGATCTATGGGCAGAAGCCTTGTCACCGGGGTGATTATGCCTGTCTGCACGACCTGGATCTCTCAGAGATCTTGGCACACATCATGCGTCATACGACCTAA
- a CDS encoding DUF4254 domain-containing protein has translation MLASRFSEKTVQIFNQAIADYHVSDDVDAAIVNPYEFKSIEYYLYLKCWIDTVQWHLEDIIRNPDIDPIEALAIKRRIDRSNQERTDLVEMIDSYFLDQYKEVKHLPEATINTESPAWAIDRLSILQLKIYHMRVETVRTDVDAAHIETCTSKLNVLLAQNEDLTSAIETLLEDFAHGRKYMKVYKQMKMYNDPNLNPVLYGKG, from the coding sequence ATGCTTGCTTCACGTTTTAGCGAAAAGACTGTACAGATCTTCAATCAAGCGATAGCGGACTACCATGTCTCCGATGATGTGGATGCTGCGATCGTGAACCCCTACGAGTTCAAGAGCATCGAGTACTATCTGTATCTCAAATGCTGGATCGACACTGTCCAGTGGCACTTGGAAGACATCATCCGCAACCCTGACATTGACCCGATCGAGGCACTTGCCATCAAGAGGCGTATCGACAGGTCCAATCAGGAACGCACCGACCTTGTGGAGATGATCGACAGTTATTTCCTTGATCAGTACAAGGAGGTCAAGCACCTTCCCGAAGCCACGATCAACACCGAAAGTCCGGCATGGGCCATCGACCGTCTCTCCATCCTCCAGCTCAAAATATATCATATGCGTGTGGAGACTGTGCGTACCGATGTCGATGCTGCTCACATAGAGACCTGTACTTCAAAGCTGAACGTACTTTTGGCTCAGAATGAAGACTTGACTTCGGCTATCGAAACTCTTCTTGAAGACTTTGCTCACGGTCGGAAGTACATGAAGGTCTACAAACAGATGAAGATGTACAACGACCCCAACCTCAACCCTGTCCTCTACGGCAAGGGCTGA
- a CDS encoding DUF4294 domain-containing protein gives MLLVVLLSCSLPVIAQDGSSFPPTNRGYIVNATLEGGDTIPIIKLRTLNVFAPLEFKSEKEKLEYLRLIRDVKRTLPYARMISSTMKETYEYIETLPTDKERLAHLKRMEDELYKEYFPEMKKLTLRQGKLLIKLIDRQCGSSGFELVEAFLGTISANIWNLFAKFFGASLKSSYDPQNKDALTERVVILVENGVL, from the coding sequence CTGCTCCTTGTCGTGTTACTGTCATGCAGCCTACCGGTCATTGCCCAAGATGGATCTTCGTTTCCTCCCACCAACAGGGGCTATATCGTCAATGCGACTTTGGAAGGCGGAGACACTATACCAATCATCAAGCTCCGCACACTGAATGTGTTTGCCCCCCTTGAGTTTAAGTCAGAGAAGGAGAAGCTGGAATACCTCCGTCTCATCAGAGACGTTAAGAGGACATTGCCTTATGCTCGCATGATCTCCTCGACCATGAAGGAGACCTATGAGTACATAGAGACTCTACCGACCGATAAGGAGCGTCTCGCGCATCTCAAACGGATGGAAGATGAGCTATACAAAGAGTATTTCCCGGAGATGAAGAAGTTGACCCTGAGACAGGGCAAACTGCTGATCAAGCTCATCGATCGTCAGTGCGGATCATCCGGCTTCGAACTCGTAGAAGCCTTCCTCGGTACCATCTCGGCAAACATTTGGAATCTCTTTGCAAAGTTTTTCGGGGCCAGCCTCAAAAGCAGTTACGATCCACAGAACAAGGATGCGCTCACCGAACGTGTCGTCATCTTGGTGGAGAATGGCGTACTCTGA
- a CDS encoding PCMD domain-containing protein: protein MTLNKNGVSSAMVCKLGALCLLTGLVFSACNGTDPIKEKRNSIAEALKREQEREQLRISEHYDFKTWNAPTDDKGKAKPYMIPVAKGDTTDMELARFWKSASNAGYVFLAGSKPANTYPVYFESNSESDHKSLKLETKAGTRIFGMGSYVVPGSVYNGKLNMLKLIAAPLEATLFGSEYILMPFRLSASVRYKAGAEMINGIDKKKLDSKDKGSIVAVFYEVDQTLIKDGNDADTYLTGLNLHTDPRVIAKAVCEIEDTKGEDWVRIESSFTVMNKEAWETLDFKTKKYRLALVLSSSYMGDKFFGAVGSTLLVDKLEIKGEPLSK, encoded by the coding sequence ATGACACTTAATAAGAACGGTGTATCAAGTGCCATGGTATGCAAACTTGGTGCACTTTGCCTGCTTACCGGCTTGGTATTCTCGGCTTGTAATGGGACAGATCCCATAAAGGAGAAGCGCAACAGTATAGCAGAAGCACTTAAACGAGAACAAGAGCGTGAGCAACTTCGTATCAGTGAACATTACGACTTCAAGACCTGGAATGCTCCGACAGATGACAAGGGTAAAGCTAAACCGTATATGATTCCGGTCGCAAAAGGGGATACCACGGATATGGAGTTGGCGAGATTTTGGAAGTCCGCGAGCAACGCCGGATATGTCTTCCTTGCAGGAAGCAAACCTGCAAATACTTACCCGGTTTATTTTGAAAGCAACTCTGAGTCTGACCATAAGTCTCTCAAGCTTGAAACGAAAGCCGGTACTCGAATTTTTGGAATGGGATCTTACGTTGTCCCCGGATCTGTCTACAATGGCAAGTTGAACATGCTTAAACTCATCGCAGCTCCCCTTGAAGCGACTTTATTTGGGTCTGAGTATATCTTGATGCCTTTCAGGCTCTCTGCATCTGTCAGGTATAAGGCAGGAGCTGAGATGATCAATGGTATTGACAAAAAGAAACTTGACTCCAAGGATAAGGGCTCTATAGTGGCTGTATTTTATGAGGTGGATCAGACTTTGATAAAAGATGGAAATGATGCAGATACATACTTGACCGGGCTCAATCTACATACAGATCCTCGTGTCATAGCCAAAGCCGTGTGCGAGATCGAGGATACGAAGGGTGAGGACTGGGTTAGGATTGAGTCTTCATTTACTGTCATGAATAAGGAAGCATGGGAGACGCTCGACTTCAAAACAAAGAAATATCGTTTGGCTCTTGTCCTCTCTTCAAGTTATATGGGTGATAAATTTTTTGGAGCTGTCGGTAGTACACTCCTTGTAGACAAACTTGAAATCAAGGGAGAACCTCTCAGTAAATAA
- a CDS encoding porin family protein, which translates to MNKIISIIALVCITLFATEVYAQAPKVKMEYGLTAGLNVGATTPIPKPSSVDKVYTWKPHMNFAFKGWTTIRFNRYQNWGLTSGLEFEKKGMYASTHVESIKINMNKYGYPGNTYTGDNSTDFSMSYLTLPVVATYITNNDRFRFHAGFYLSYLMENRFKVALDGDGVTDLGPFFPGQIADFDFSDQFNAWDFGGRVAMDFYFTPRIAVTGQVNMGITPILKRSFDAMPFSLHNVYSFVGFTYRLFK; encoded by the coding sequence ATGAACAAGATAATCAGTATCATTGCTTTGGTTTGCATCACGCTATTTGCAACAGAAGTGTATGCGCAAGCTCCTAAGGTGAAGATGGAATACGGTCTTACTGCCGGCCTCAATGTCGGAGCGACAACGCCTATACCCAAACCTTCTTCGGTCGATAAGGTGTATACATGGAAGCCTCACATGAATTTTGCATTCAAGGGATGGACAACGATACGCTTCAACCGATACCAAAACTGGGGATTGACTTCGGGGCTTGAATTCGAAAAGAAAGGGATGTATGCTTCTACTCATGTGGAGAGCATAAAGATAAATATGAATAAATATGGCTACCCCGGAAATACTTACACCGGGGACAACAGTACCGATTTCTCAATGTCGTATCTGACCCTCCCCGTTGTTGCAACATATATCACTAATAACGATCGATTCAGATTTCATGCCGGCTTTTATCTTTCATACCTTATGGAGAATCGATTCAAGGTTGCCCTTGATGGTGATGGCGTGACTGACTTGGGACCATTCTTCCCCGGACAGATTGCAGACTTTGACTTCTCAGACCAATTTAATGCTTGGGATTTCGGTGGGCGTGTCGCCATGGACTTTTACTTCACACCTCGCATTGCCGTGACAGGACAAGTCAACATGGGAATCACTCCGATACTCAAGCGGTCTTTCGATGCGATGCCCTTCTCCCTTCACAATGTCTACAGCTTCGTCGGTTTCACCTATCGCCTTTTTAAGTAA